In Primulina eburnea isolate SZY01 chromosome 3, ASM2296580v1, whole genome shotgun sequence, one DNA window encodes the following:
- the LOC140826477 gene encoding uncharacterized protein, with the protein MDNSHSLSYNAGQAKGQAQEKGNQMTDKASNAAQSAKESIQQAGQQAQAKAQGAVDAVKNATGMNK; encoded by the exons ATGGACAATTCCCACAGCCTTAGCTACAACGCCGGCCAGGCCAAGGGACAAGCACAG GAGAAGGGTAACCAGATGACGGATAAGGCCTCAAATGCTGCGCAATCTGCCAAAGAATCCATACAACAA GCAGGCCAGCAGGCGCAGGCCAAGGCACAGGGTGCAGTCGATGCGGTGAAGAATGCAACTGGCATGAACAAATGA